A genomic segment from Stenotrophomonas maltophilia encodes:
- the mmsB gene encoding 3-hydroxyisobutyrate dehydrogenase: MSRIAFIGLGNMGGPMAANLVKNGHTVRVFDLVPAAVQAAVDAGASAAASARETLVDAEVVISMLPASRHVEGVYLGDDGILAAIPAGALVIDCSTIAPASARKVSEAAAARGLQMIDAPVSGGTAGAQAGTLTFIVGGEEDALERARPVLQAMGKNIFHVGASGAGQVAKLCNNMALGVIMAVTGEAIALGVAHGLDPKVLSQMMAVSTGRSWATEVCNPWPGVLENAPASRGYSGGFGSDLMLKDMGLAVEAAMSVGASIPLGEVARNLYSMNHQAGRGKLDFSSVVQLITSEK; the protein is encoded by the coding sequence ATGAGCCGCATTGCATTCATCGGGTTGGGCAACATGGGCGGCCCGATGGCCGCCAATCTGGTCAAGAACGGCCACACCGTGCGCGTGTTCGATCTGGTCCCGGCCGCGGTGCAGGCCGCCGTCGATGCCGGCGCCAGCGCGGCCGCGTCGGCGCGCGAAACCCTCGTCGATGCCGAGGTCGTGATCTCGATGCTGCCGGCCAGCCGTCACGTCGAAGGCGTGTACCTGGGTGATGACGGCATTCTCGCCGCCATCCCGGCCGGTGCACTGGTCATCGACTGCAGCACGATCGCACCGGCCAGTGCCCGCAAGGTCTCGGAAGCGGCCGCCGCGCGTGGCCTGCAGATGATCGACGCGCCGGTATCCGGCGGTACCGCCGGTGCCCAGGCCGGCACCCTGACCTTCATCGTCGGTGGCGAAGAGGACGCGCTGGAACGCGCCCGCCCGGTGCTGCAGGCAATGGGCAAGAACATCTTCCACGTCGGTGCCAGCGGTGCCGGCCAGGTGGCCAAGCTGTGCAACAACATGGCGCTGGGCGTGATCATGGCGGTGACCGGTGAAGCCATCGCACTCGGCGTGGCGCACGGCTTGGACCCGAAGGTGCTGTCGCAGATGATGGCGGTCAGCACCGGCCGCAGCTGGGCCACCGAAGTGTGCAACCCGTGGCCGGGCGTGCTGGAAAACGCCCCGGCCTCGCGCGGCTACAGTGGCGGTTTCGGCAGCGATCTGATGCTGAAGGACATGGGCCTGGCGGTGGAAGCGGCGATGAGTGTCGGCGCCTCGATCCCGCTGGGCGAAGTGGCCCGCAACCTGTACTCGATGAACCACCAGGCTGGCCGCGGCAAGCTGGATTTCTCCAGCGTCGTGCAGCTCATCACGAGCGAGAAGTGA
- a CDS encoding organic hydroperoxide resistance protein: MSIEKVLYTAQATSTGGREGRSVSSDNVLDIQLSTPRELGGAGGPGTNPEQLFAAGYSACFLGALKFVAGQAKVALPADTTVTGKVGIGQIPTGFGIEAELTINVPGVPREQVEELVQKAHIVCPYSNATRGNIDVTLVVA; the protein is encoded by the coding sequence ATGTCCATCGAAAAGGTTCTGTATACCGCCCAGGCCACCTCCACCGGCGGCCGCGAAGGCCGTTCCGTCTCCTCCGACAACGTGCTGGACATCCAGCTGTCGACCCCGCGCGAGCTGGGTGGCGCCGGCGGCCCGGGCACCAACCCGGAACAGCTGTTCGCCGCTGGCTACTCGGCCTGCTTCCTGGGTGCGCTGAAGTTCGTGGCCGGCCAGGCCAAGGTCGCGCTGCCGGCCGACACCACCGTCACCGGCAAGGTCGGCATCGGCCAGATCCCGACCGGTTTCGGCATCGAAGCCGAACTGACCATCAACGTGCCGGGCGTGCCGCGCGAGCAGGTGGAAGAACTGGTGCAGAAGGCGCACATCGTGTGCCCGTACTCCAACGCCACCCGCGGCAACATCGACGTGACGCTGGTCGTTGCCTGA